One window of Hyphomicrobiales bacterium genomic DNA carries:
- a CDS encoding tyrosine-type recombinase/integrase, protein MPKKSKYPKLRKSVKTGKSGQVWVSWWYDMRGTGKPDVPLGTDHTEALRRWAELHLDATRQAGTLEEAFRGWEQRGITLRPDGRERAPETIHGYRKCLAEIRPAFGPARWEDITLPVLRAYITKRSAKTRARQEMQVLSVVWGWARLEGLTTLPWPATGMQRTGWKGAAGKRQVEVHDAAFAALYKHADQTVRDALDIATATGLRMTDVVGLRLSDVRDGRLVVQAGKTGKRAEFDLAASAVLSPIIDRRKANRKPEHLFLLAAGRRPVTYRALSERFAVARAAAAKECPEAKAIWLRDMRKRAGQLAGSLQEASALLQHSSLSVTREHYVHGEKLKPVR, encoded by the coding sequence ATGCCGAAAAAGTCCAAATACCCCAAGCTGCGCAAGAGCGTCAAGACCGGCAAGTCCGGCCAGGTCTGGGTGAGCTGGTGGTACGACATGCGCGGCACCGGCAAGCCCGACGTGCCGCTGGGCACCGACCACACCGAAGCCCTGCGCCGCTGGGCCGAGCTGCACCTCGACGCCACGCGCCAGGCCGGCACGCTGGAAGAAGCCTTCCGCGGCTGGGAGCAGCGCGGCATCACCTTGCGCCCCGATGGCCGCGAACGCGCGCCCGAGACCATCCACGGCTACCGCAAGTGCCTGGCCGAGATCCGCCCCGCCTTCGGCCCCGCGCGCTGGGAAGACATCACCCTGCCCGTGCTGCGCGCCTACATCACCAAGCGCAGCGCCAAGACCCGCGCACGGCAAGAGATGCAGGTGCTGTCGGTGGTGTGGGGTTGGGCCCGCCTGGAAGGCCTGACGACCCTGCCCTGGCCCGCCACGGGCATGCAGCGCACCGGGTGGAAGGGCGCAGCCGGCAAGCGCCAGGTGGAAGTGCACGACGCCGCGTTTGCAGCCCTGTACAAGCACGCCGACCAGACCGTGCGCGATGCGCTGGACATCGCCACCGCTACCGGCCTGCGCATGACCGACGTGGTGGGCCTGCGCCTGTCTGACGTGCGCGATGGCCGCCTGGTGGTGCAGGCCGGCAAGACCGGCAAGCGCGCCGAATTCGACCTGGCGGCCAGCGCGGTGCTATCGCCCATCATCGACAGGCGCAAGGCCAACCGCAAGCCCGAACACCTGTTCCTGCTGGCCGCCGGCCGGCGCCCAGTCACCTACCGCGCGCTGTCCGAACGCTTCGCCGTCGCACGTGCCGCCGCGGCCAAGGAATGCCCCGAGGCCAAGGCCATCTGGCTGCGCGATATGCGCAAGCGCGCCGGCCAACTGGCGGGCAGTCTGCAGGAGGCCTCAGCGCTGCTGCAGCACAGCAGCCTGAGCGTGACGCGCGAGCACTATGTGCATGGCGAGAAGCTCAAGCCGGTGCGCTGA
- a CDS encoding helix-turn-helix transcriptional regulator, whose amino-acid sequence MIRERIMNASPPVHNAAVHYKRPPGDPRQIIEALRTAQGYRSVRALAIAAGIQQPTLQRYLAGTSETMEVASFMALAQTLGVTVSELLGEVPLSSGGTTREVTRVMSRMTPAQQIRFLRVGQALAEDDAPDQGGG is encoded by the coding sequence ATGATACGCGAACGCATCATGAACGCAAGCCCCCCTGTCCACAATGCGGCCGTGCATTACAAACGCCCACCCGGCGACCCGCGCCAGATCATCGAAGCACTGCGCACCGCGCAGGGCTACCGCAGCGTGCGGGCGCTGGCCATTGCCGCCGGCATCCAGCAGCCCACGCTGCAGCGCTACCTGGCCGGCACCAGTGAAACGATGGAAGTGGCCAGCTTCATGGCGCTGGCGCAAACGCTGGGCGTCACCGTCAGCGAACTGCTGGGCGAAGTACCGCTTAGCAGCGGCGGCACGACGCGCGAGGTAACCCGCGTCATGTCACGCATGACCCCCGCGCAGCAGATCCGCTTTCTGCGTGTAGGCCAAGCCCTGGCCGAAGACGACGCGCCCGATCAGGGCGGCGGGTAA
- a CDS encoding helix-turn-helix transcriptional regulator — MKNSVRELRAERGWSQAMLADLLNVSRQTVNAIETGRYDPSLPLAFAIARVFDAPIEAIFDADEPTTRKASR; from the coding sequence ATGAAGAACAGTGTGCGCGAGTTGCGAGCCGAGCGCGGATGGAGTCAGGCCATGCTGGCCGATTTGCTCAACGTTTCTCGTCAAACGGTCAATGCCATCGAGACTGGCCGCTATGACCCGAGCCTGCCATTGGCTTTTGCAATCGCTAGAGTGTTCGATGCCCCAATAGAAGCCATCTTCGACGCTGACGAACCAACTACTAGAAAGGCATCACGATAG
- a CDS encoding helix-turn-helix transcriptional regulator, translating into MLQGIDFTSLARRALGAGMTTAELGRQIGLSQPSVSRLATGKTKSVSADVGMRLIALVGGSVNVPVPTGQGTTADHAG; encoded by the coding sequence ATGCTCCAAGGTATCGACTTCACCAGCCTGGCACGCCGCGCACTTGGCGCGGGCATGACCACGGCAGAGCTGGGCAGGCAGATCGGGTTGTCTCAGCCCAGTGTTTCGCGGCTGGCTACGGGCAAGACCAAGAGCGTGTCCGCCGATGTGGGCATGCGCTTGATTGCGCTGGTGGGCGGATCGGTGAATGTGCCGGTGCCCACAGGCCAGGGTACGACCGCAGACCATGCCGGCTGA
- a CDS encoding phosphohydrolase: MPDTEAKPLVIYHGNCADGFSAAWCFWRYHRDTADYVAGVYQTPPPDVTGRDVYLVDFSYKRAVVADMLTKAARVTLIDHHKTAIEDMAGLEGLRQYTDLERSGATLAWDFLFPGEDRPLLLGHVEDRDLWRFKLAGTREIQALVFSHEYTFETWDKLMNADQVELLKMTAAGAAIERKHHKDVAELVKVCQRRMVIANYSVPVASLPYTLVSDAAHLMAQGQPFAACYWDTEEGRVFGLRAADDGVDVSEIAKEYGGGGHAKAAGFKVPRGHSLAMA, encoded by the coding sequence ATGCCTGATACCGAAGCAAAACCACTGGTGATTTACCACGGCAACTGTGCGGACGGCTTCAGCGCCGCTTGGTGCTTCTGGCGATACCACCGCGACACCGCCGACTATGTGGCCGGCGTGTACCAGACCCCGCCGCCCGATGTGACCGGCCGCGACGTGTACCTGGTGGACTTCAGCTACAAGCGCGCCGTGGTGGCCGACATGCTGACCAAGGCCGCACGGGTGACGCTGATTGACCACCACAAGACGGCCATTGAAGACATGGCCGGACTGGAAGGTCTGCGGCAGTACACCGACCTTGAACGCAGCGGCGCCACGTTGGCGTGGGACTTCCTGTTTCCCGGCGAAGACCGCCCGCTTCTGCTGGGCCACGTCGAAGACCGCGACCTGTGGCGCTTCAAGCTGGCCGGCACGCGCGAGATTCAGGCGCTGGTCTTCAGCCACGAATACACGTTCGAGACGTGGGACAAGCTGATGAACGCCGACCAAGTGGAACTGCTGAAGATGACAGCGGCCGGCGCCGCCATTGAGCGCAAGCACCACAAGGACGTGGCCGAGCTGGTGAAGGTGTGCCAGCGCCGCATGGTCATTGCGAACTATTCAGTGCCGGTGGCGAGCCTGCCCTACACGCTGGTGAGCGATGCCGCGCACCTGATGGCGCAAGGCCAGCCGTTCGCGGCCTGCTACTGGGACACCGAAGAAGGCCGGGTGTTCGGCTTGCGCGCTGCCGATGATGGCGTGGACGTGAGCGAGATTGCCAAGGAGTACGGCGGCGGTGGGCATGCCAAAGCGGCGGGCTTTAAGGTGCCGCGTGGGCATTCCCTGGCGATGGCATGA
- a CDS encoding integron integrase: MSHDAPAALCDKRPRTLKEAVHAACAVRHYSPRTFDAYWHWIKCYVHHTGKRPPRELGAAEVGAFLSWLASDRQVSASTQRQALAAVLFLYQKVLEMEIGWVDNIVRAKQPVRLPTVLTVDETRALLAHTSGTPGLFLRLLYGTGMRIAEGQNLRVKDLEIRERRVTIRSGKGDKDRVVMLPGSLATPLTLLLEERRRWHDLDLAEGSASVDLPHALARKYPNAGREWAWQYVFATPVRHRNPETGEIRRHHIFDWTIQRAMKDACRAAGIAKPATPHTLRHCFATHLLQRGTDIRTIQELLGHRDVETTMIYTHVLGAHAGRGTVSPLDVLG; encoded by the coding sequence ATTTCGCACGACGCACCCGCCGCGTTATGCGACAAGCGCCCCCGCACGCTGAAAGAGGCCGTGCACGCGGCCTGCGCGGTGCGGCACTACAGCCCGCGCACGTTCGATGCGTACTGGCACTGGATCAAGTGCTACGTGCACCACACCGGCAAGCGCCCGCCGCGCGAGCTGGGCGCGGCTGAGGTGGGCGCCTTCCTATCCTGGCTGGCCAGTGATCGGCAGGTATCGGCCAGCACGCAGCGCCAGGCGTTGGCCGCCGTGCTGTTCCTGTACCAGAAGGTGCTGGAGATGGAGATCGGCTGGGTCGACAACATCGTCCGCGCCAAGCAGCCCGTGCGCCTGCCGACGGTGCTGACGGTGGACGAGACCCGCGCCCTGCTGGCCCACACCAGCGGCACGCCGGGCCTCTTCCTGCGCCTGCTCTACGGCACCGGCATGCGCATCGCCGAAGGGCAAAACCTGCGCGTCAAGGACCTGGAGATCCGCGAACGCCGCGTCACCATCCGCAGCGGCAAGGGCGACAAAGACCGCGTGGTGATGCTGCCCGGCTCACTGGCCACCCCGCTGACCCTGCTGCTGGAAGAGCGCCGCCGCTGGCATGACCTGGACCTGGCCGAAGGCTCCGCCAGCGTCGACCTGCCCCACGCCCTGGCGCGCAAGTACCCCAACGCCGGCCGCGAGTGGGCCTGGCAGTACGTCTTTGCCACCCCGGTCCGACACCGCAACCCCGAGACCGGCGAGATCCGCCGCCACCACATCTTCGACTGGACCATCCAGCGCGCGATGAAGGATGCCTGCCGCGCCGCCGGCATCGCCAAGCCCGCCACGCCGCACACCCTGCGCCACTGCTTCGCCACGCACCTGCTGCAGCGCGGTACAGACATCCGCACCATCCAGGAACTGCTGGGCCACCGCGATGTCGAGACCACGATGATCTACACCCACGTGCTGGGCGCCCACGCGGGCCGCGGCACGGTCAGCCCGCTGGACGTGCTGGGATGA
- a CDS encoding glycoside hydrolase family 19 protein: MVLTPALLRDAIGCGQDLAEQFAPHLSDACELHDIKGPVRVAAFLAQIAHESGALRHTRELWGPTPAQARYEGRKDLGNTHLGDGFLYRGRGLIQITGRANYAGTAQRLGIDLLASPELLEQPRWAALSAADWWAAHGCNALADAGDFTALTRRINGGTNGLEDRLQRWARAKEALAGAKPAAPAPQKPAQAMPEPANTPPRPDAEPYTQEPPQMPLAPIIGALLPSLIESIPKLGKLFGSGSAVAERNVAAATMAMEVVQQATGAINAQEALEKVKADPAVAAAAAKAVESRWLEIAEAGGGGIEGARKADAVATASGDLLHSPSFWIACLILPLVYLLVLSLIGLIGTATWSDDVRAGLAGSLISAVIGGLVGYYYGQTTSRNRTPAA; this comes from the coding sequence ATGGTGCTGACCCCTGCGCTGCTGCGTGACGCCATCGGCTGCGGCCAGGATCTGGCCGAGCAGTTTGCGCCCCACCTGTCTGATGCGTGCGAGCTGCACGACATCAAGGGCCCGGTGCGCGTGGCCGCCTTCCTGGCGCAGATCGCGCACGAATCCGGCGCGCTGCGCCACACGCGCGAGCTGTGGGGCCCAACGCCCGCGCAGGCGCGCTACGAAGGCCGCAAGGATCTGGGCAACACGCACCTGGGCGATGGCTTTTTGTACCGTGGCCGCGGCCTGATCCAGATCACCGGCCGGGCTAACTATGCCGGCACGGCGCAGCGCCTGGGCATCGACCTGCTGGCATCACCCGAGCTGCTGGAGCAGCCCCGCTGGGCCGCGCTGAGCGCCGCCGACTGGTGGGCCGCGCACGGCTGCAACGCGCTGGCCGATGCGGGCGACTTCACGGCGCTGACCCGGCGCATCAACGGCGGCACCAACGGCCTGGAAGACCGGCTGCAGCGCTGGGCGCGGGCCAAGGAAGCGCTGGCCGGCGCCAAGCCGGCAGCGCCGGCGCCGCAGAAACCCGCACAGGCCATGCCAGAGCCAGCCAACACGCCACCACGGCCGGATGCCGAGCCGTACACACAGGAGCCACCACAAATGCCGCTCGCCCCCATCATCGGCGCACTGCTGCCGAGCCTGATCGAATCAATCCCCAAGCTGGGCAAGCTTTTCGGCAGCGGCAGCGCCGTGGCTGAGCGCAACGTGGCCGCCGCCACGATGGCCATGGAAGTGGTGCAGCAGGCCACCGGCGCCATCAACGCGCAGGAAGCGTTGGAGAAGGTCAAGGCAGACCCGGCGGTTGCCGCCGCTGCAGCCAAGGCTGTCGAATCGCGCTGGCTGGAGATCGCCGAAGCCGGCGGCGGTGGGATCGAAGGGGCGCGCAAGGCCGATGCGGTGGCCACCGCTTCTGGTGACCTGCTGCACAGCCCCAGCTTCTGGATCGCGTGCCTGATCCTGCCGCTGGTGTACCTGCTGGTGCTTAGCCTGATCGGCCTGATCGGCACGGCCACCTGGTCGGATGACGTGCGCGCCGGCCTGGCCGGCAGCCTGATCAGCGCGGTGATCGGCGGCCTGGTGGGCTACTACTACGGCCAGACTACCAGCCGCAACCGGACGCCGGCGGCGTGA
- a CDS encoding DUF4224 domain-containing protein — protein sequence MTTDDTLSPQELAEVTGKASAASQAAALAKLGVPFIFLGRAVKVSRVVAQAHALLPQTKATTGVDFSRVR from the coding sequence ATGACCACCGACGACACCCTCAGCCCCCAAGAGCTGGCCGAAGTGACGGGCAAGGCCAGCGCCGCCAGCCAGGCCGCGGCGCTGGCCAAACTGGGCGTGCCGTTCATCTTCCTGGGCCGCGCCGTGAAGGTGTCGCGCGTGGTCGCCCAGGCGCACGCACTGCTCCCGCAAACCAAGGCAACGACAGGGGTAGACTTTTCGCGCGTGAGGTGA